A single window of Liolophura sinensis isolate JHLJ2023 chromosome 6, CUHK_Ljap_v2, whole genome shotgun sequence DNA harbors:
- the LOC135467090 gene encoding kelch-like protein 9 produces MDLMTRPRSGQKCLEYVLMFNKTTGSSKVPYLMIDPWTKKRLFPKVNSIELFPVNDLVGYKTVVLGNCLYVLGGKRWNTGEYVNTVWKYDPYSSNWTRCRPMSLARTRFSADILDKKIYCVGGEVSGGHVTDTVEYYEPLKDEWSEACSLPSPRVDHASCVVRNRLYISGGIRKIKHQCSAVFLVYDFDVDAWSDPITDIELPQEREKHTMVPIGGRHIFFFGGRGFDQDNFKEKDEAKVCSFDCRKRVLSKHDPCWDKSHPNMFHPRSNAGQIVLGKQIYLIGGKNFSKDHDVRTVEYYDVKRRKWRETFQLPEGISYVNVDCCILKVPTCNRDFNSADLYLYDKWLLW; encoded by the exons ATGGATCTGATGACGAGGCCAAGGTCCGGACAGAAATGTTTGGAGTACGTTCTGATGTTCAACAAAACCACCGGAAGTTCGAAAGTACCATATCTGATGATAGACCCATGGACCAAAAAGAGACTTTTCCCAAAAGTGAATTCCATTGAGCTGTTTCCTGTGAACGATTTGGTCGGCTACAAGACTGTTGTGTTGGGCAATTGTCTATATGTTCTTGGTGGGAAACGCTGGAATACTGGTGAATACGTAAACACAGTATGGAAATACGATCCATACAGCAGTAACTGGACTCGATGCCGACCGATGTCATTAGCCAGAACGCGTTTCAGTGCAGATATATTAGACAAGAAGATATATTGTGTGG GGGGAGAGGTGTCCGGAGGTCATGTGACGGACACTGTGGAGTATTACGAGCCTCTGAAGGACGAGTGGTCGGAGGCGTGCTCCCTCCCGTCCCCCAGGGTCGACCACGCCAGCTGCGTGGTAAGAAACAGGCTCTACATCTCCGGGGGCATCAGGAAGATCAAACACCAGTGTTCCGCCGTCTTCCT TGTTTATGACTTTGACGTGGATGCCTGGTCGGACCCGATCACAGATATTGAACTTCCCCAGGAGAGAGAGAAGCATACTATGGTTCCCATCGGTGGAAGACACATCTTCTTCTTTGGAG gaagAGGATTCGACCAAGACAATTTCAAGGAAAAGGACGAGGCTAAAGTGTGCAGTTTTGACTGTCGTAAAAGAGTGCTGAGTAAACACGATCCTTGCTGGGACAAATCACACCCAAATATGTTTCATCCGCGAAGCAATGCAGGACAAATAGTGCTAG gtaAACAAATTTATCTTATTGGAGGTAAAAATTTTTCGAAAGACCATGACGTCAGAACAGTGGAATACTATGACGTCAAACGCAGAAAATGGCGGGAAACATTCCAACTTCCAGAGGGTATCAGCTACGTGAATGTTGATTGTTGTATTCTAAAAGTTCCCACTTGTAATCGGGATTTCAACAGCGCCGATCTTTATCTATACGACAAATGGTTACTTTGGTAA